The following proteins are co-located in the Patescibacteria group bacterium genome:
- a CDS encoding leucyl aminopeptidase, translating into MQINVLKATAGTCQANLIVIPVFGGKTFSIKNVKGIPAELVDRFMVSVERTGFAGKLYETVSLQLPVGGNADAILVIGLGEKKSSNLQAIREAVGMATGMARKNGMKSVGLILPKELSKSAIAEAAATAAILSDYSFDTYKKEASNKHLDLFVVATEERGQLLAMRKAVEHAETLCDGLTVARDLVNTPGGHMTPSLLADAAIEIAKSSNEMVDVKILEAAECEKLGMGSYLSVAKGSGQEPKFIHLIYKSPRPSKKTVTVVGKGVTFDSGGLSLKPADGMMTMKCDMAGAAAVLGFFATLSRLKPRVNIHGVIAATENMPSGHSTKPGDVVKSMNGKTIEVLNTDAEGRLTLADAMTYIQREVKPDAMIDLATLTGAVVAALGEEVAGAMGNDKKLMKEVLDASEEAGERTWELPLFERYASLVKSEVADLRNISTSRYGGALTAGLFLAEFVEDNTPWVHLDIAGPAFAERPLSTYVGKGGTGFGVGTLVKYVQNLE; encoded by the coding sequence ATGCAGATCAACGTCCTCAAGGCTACGGCGGGAACATGTCAGGCGAACCTGATTGTTATTCCGGTGTTTGGCGGGAAGACTTTTAGCATTAAGAACGTGAAGGGGATTCCGGCGGAACTTGTCGATAGATTCATGGTGTCTGTTGAGCGGACAGGATTTGCGGGGAAGCTGTACGAGACGGTTTCGCTCCAACTCCCGGTTGGTGGCAATGCGGACGCAATTCTTGTGATCGGGTTGGGGGAGAAGAAGTCATCAAATCTCCAGGCCATTCGTGAAGCCGTTGGGATGGCTACAGGCATGGCCAGAAAAAACGGCATGAAGTCTGTTGGTTTGATTTTGCCTAAGGAGTTGTCGAAGTCAGCCATTGCAGAGGCCGCAGCAACGGCTGCGATTCTGAGCGACTACTCGTTCGACACGTATAAGAAGGAAGCGAGCAATAAACATCTCGACCTGTTCGTAGTCGCGACGGAAGAACGTGGGCAGTTACTGGCCATGCGGAAGGCAGTGGAACACGCCGAGACGTTGTGCGACGGGTTGACTGTAGCTCGTGACCTCGTGAACACGCCGGGAGGACATATGACACCTTCACTCCTTGCAGACGCAGCGATCGAAATTGCCAAGTCCTCAAACGAGATGGTCGACGTAAAAATTCTCGAGGCTGCAGAATGTGAGAAGCTCGGGATGGGGTCTTACTTATCTGTCGCAAAAGGCAGTGGGCAAGAGCCAAAGTTTATTCATCTGATTTACAAATCGCCGAGACCCTCAAAGAAGACTGTAACTGTTGTCGGGAAAGGTGTGACGTTCGATTCGGGTGGCCTTTCACTCAAGCCTGCTGACGGCATGATGACCATGAAGTGCGATATGGCGGGAGCAGCGGCCGTGCTTGGTTTTTTTGCTACGCTTTCCAGATTGAAACCACGCGTAAACATCCACGGCGTTATCGCTGCCACTGAGAACATGCCAAGCGGACACTCGACTAAGCCTGGAGACGTCGTTAAATCGATGAACGGAAAAACAATCGAGGTACTGAATACGGACGCAGAAGGTCGCCTCACGCTGGCTGACGCGATGACGTACATTCAGCGCGAAGTGAAGCCGGACGCGATGATCGACCTCGCTACGCTGACTGGTGCTGTAGTCGCTGCGCTGGGGGAGGAAGTAGCCGGAGCTATGGGGAATGACAAGAAGCTCATGAAAGAAGTTCTGGACGCATCTGAAGAGGCGGGGGAGCGCACCTGGGAGCTCCCACTCTTTGAGCGCTACGCCTCACTTGTTAAGTCTGAGGTGGCGGACCTACGTAACATTTCAACTTCGCGTTACGGGGGAGCTCTGACAGCTGGTTTGTTCTTGGCCGAGTTTGTGGAGGACAACACGCCGTGGGTTCACTTAGACATCGCCGGCCCCGCTTTTGCCGAGAGACCACTGTCGACGTATGTTGGAAAAGGCGGAACAGGATTCGGAGTCGGGACGCTCGTCAAGTACGTTCAGAATCTCGAATAA
- the atpB gene encoding F0F1 ATP synthase subunit A produces MADRSNNSTGLKMSFAALAAEPLFNIGQFTVTNSLLNAWISVAAFCVVAFIASRRKTIVPRGVHNLIEAVIEGLLSEVQKVTGDRKRALMFFPVVATLFLYILVNNWMGLLPGTGTIGWTGGEHGFLPLFRPAAADLNFTLAIAVFSVAIVQIAGVKATGLVNYGSKFMNIRGIFLAIPKGPTAIAVAIIEFGVGLIEIVSEFAKIVSLSLRLFGNVFAGEILIGVMMSLFSFVLPIPFMFLEILVGAIQATVFSILVLAFLTVATDSHGHGDEEHHEAKAH; encoded by the coding sequence ATGGCCGATCGTTCCAACAACTCAACCGGTCTCAAGATGAGCTTCGCCGCTCTGGCAGCTGAGCCGTTGTTCAATATTGGTCAGTTCACAGTCACAAACTCCTTGCTGAACGCTTGGATCTCAGTGGCGGCGTTTTGCGTTGTGGCGTTTATTGCCTCCCGTCGCAAAACGATTGTTCCGCGCGGCGTGCACAATTTGATTGAAGCCGTCATCGAAGGACTTCTGAGTGAAGTGCAGAAAGTGACTGGTGACCGGAAACGAGCCCTCATGTTCTTTCCGGTGGTCGCCACTTTGTTTTTGTACATCCTAGTGAACAATTGGATGGGCTTGTTGCCGGGTACAGGAACAATCGGTTGGACCGGTGGTGAGCATGGTTTTTTGCCGCTTTTTAGACCAGCCGCAGCTGACTTGAACTTTACCCTGGCGATCGCGGTTTTTTCCGTGGCCATTGTGCAGATTGCCGGAGTGAAAGCTACTGGGCTCGTAAACTACGGCAGCAAATTCATGAACATTCGCGGCATCTTCCTAGCTATTCCTAAGGGGCCAACGGCCATTGCAGTGGCTATCATTGAGTTCGGCGTAGGGCTCATTGAGATCGTGAGTGAATTCGCTAAAATTGTTTCGCTGTCGCTACGTTTGTTCGGCAACGTTTTTGCTGGAGAAATTTTAATCGGCGTGATGATGAGTTTGTTTTCGTTTGTTCTTCCTATCCCTTTCATGTTCTTGGAGATTCTCGTCGGCGCTATTCAGGCCACGGTGTTCTCTATCCTTGTCTTGGCGTTCTTGACCGTGGCCACGGACTCGCACGGACATGGGGACGAGGAACATCACGAGGCCAAGGCGCACTAA
- the rsmI gene encoding 16S rRNA (cytidine(1402)-2'-O)-methyltransferase, with amino-acid sequence MSDSKGQPFDPAQGRLFIVATPIGNLGDISARAKEILGSVDLVLCEDTRVTSRLLAHLKITPSTMSFHEHTDPLKRKHIVEMLLEGKKIALVTDAGTPAISDPGGFLVADAVANGITVTPIPGASAIIAALSISGFPLDRFTFLGFPPHKKGRETFFREVIEADHVQVFYEATHRIEKALESLSSCPKPLVVCRELTKLHETIYRGTAVEVLKALKETSMKGEFVVVVGKR; translated from the coding sequence ATGTCGGATTCTAAAGGCCAACCCTTCGACCCTGCTCAGGGCAGGCTCTTCATTGTCGCCACGCCGATTGGTAACCTCGGTGATATTTCTGCGCGCGCGAAGGAGATCCTTGGTTCTGTCGATCTTGTGTTGTGCGAGGACACTCGAGTCACCAGCCGACTCTTGGCGCATCTCAAGATTACGCCGAGCACGATGAGTTTTCACGAACACACGGACCCGCTCAAGCGCAAGCACATAGTCGAGATGCTCCTTGAGGGCAAGAAGATCGCGCTCGTCACAGATGCGGGAACGCCGGCTATCTCAGACCCTGGTGGATTCCTCGTGGCCGACGCGGTGGCGAACGGAATTACCGTAACGCCAATCCCCGGAGCGAGTGCAATTATTGCCGCGCTATCGATTTCTGGATTCCCGCTCGACCGTTTCACTTTCCTTGGCTTCCCACCACACAAGAAGGGGAGAGAGACCTTCTTCCGTGAAGTCATTGAGGCTGACCACGTACAAGTATTTTACGAAGCAACTCATCGGATCGAAAAAGCCCTCGAGTCCCTCAGCTCTTGCCCTAAGCCCCTCGTGGTTTGCCGCGAGCTGACCAAGTTACATGAGACAATATATCGTGGAACAGCTGTTGAGGTACTGAAAGCCCTGAAGGAGACGAGTATGAAGGGAGAGTTCGTGGTTGTGGTTGGCAAGCGTTAA
- a CDS encoding DUF3179 domain-containing (seleno)protein, with protein sequence MKKQLQKFLPLIVGLIVLVLLVSVRAWRLSIMPADGRWPNVAGGTYSTPVMKNGVNYFVPPDELYDNGMGKDGIPALNAPVYVSVATADEVLDDTVEGLDVEVDGQHRFYSFQILSWHQIVNDKFGNRELLVSYSPLCGSAVVYDRVVEDGVTRNFGDNGQVYNNCPVFYDSTTTNLWDQASGALVAGHDHATSLTRYSSVVMTWDAWKKANPNGEALSTETGFVRDYRRHPYGNYEKNTSLFFPVNKTDTRLGSKDVVQDFQFGETHVGATAKFLSFVKEPNYFSAEAGFGQADYVAFVSEHNQVHLFNRTIGDRTLTFIKENGETKDKETDSRWTPEGLCIKGKLKGKQLAEIFPSARYFAFAYVSHFPTAKLLGDEMFDQANIPAPTPAPTEINVGF encoded by the coding sequence ATGAAGAAACAGCTGCAAAAATTTCTCCCCTTAATTGTCGGTTTGATTGTCCTCGTGCTTCTAGTTTCGGTACGTGCTTGGCGTTTGTCTATTATGCCGGCTGACGGACGCTGGCCGAATGTGGCGGGCGGCACGTACTCCACGCCGGTCATGAAGAACGGGGTTAACTATTTTGTGCCGCCGGATGAACTTTATGACAACGGCATGGGGAAGGATGGTATCCCGGCCCTGAACGCTCCTGTGTATGTCTCGGTAGCTACGGCGGATGAAGTATTGGATGACACGGTGGAAGGTCTTGATGTTGAAGTAGACGGTCAGCACCGGTTTTACTCTTTTCAAATTTTAAGCTGGCACCAGATAGTGAATGACAAGTTCGGCAATAGGGAGTTGCTCGTTTCGTACTCGCCCTTGTGTGGCAGCGCGGTGGTCTATGACCGCGTAGTTGAGGACGGCGTCACTAGAAACTTTGGCGACAACGGCCAAGTTTATAACAACTGTCCGGTATTTTACGACTCAACTACTACGAATTTGTGGGACCAGGCTTCAGGCGCGCTCGTCGCTGGTCATGATCACGCCACGTCACTCACTCGTTACTCAAGCGTTGTTATGACCTGGGATGCCTGGAAGAAGGCCAATCCCAATGGGGAGGCTCTGTCTACGGAAACTGGTTTTGTTCGTGACTACCGCCGTCATCCTTACGGCAACTACGAAAAGAATACCTCGCTTTTTTTCCCGGTTAACAAAACCGATACTCGTCTAGGTTCAAAAGATGTGGTGCAGGATTTTCAGTTCGGTGAGACGCACGTGGGGGCAACGGCCAAGTTCTTGTCATTCGTTAAAGAGCCAAACTACTTTTCAGCCGAGGCAGGTTTTGGTCAGGCTGATTACGTGGCGTTCGTGAGCGAGCACAACCAAGTTCATCTGTTCAACCGAACTATTGGTGACCGGACCTTGACCTTTATTAAGGAAAATGGCGAGACCAAGGACAAAGAAACAGATTCTCGTTGGACTCCGGAAGGACTCTGCATTAAGGGTAAGCTTAAAGGCAAACAGCTGGCGGAGATTTTCCCGAGCGCCCGCTACTTTGCTTTCGCTTATGTTTCTCATTTCCCAACGGCCAAGCTCCTGGGCGATGAAATGTTCGATCAGGCAAACATACCAGCGCCTACGCCAGCGCCAACTGAAATAAATGTCGGATTCTAA
- a CDS encoding TatD family hydrolase: MKFIDTHCHVHFQAFKDDMDEVVERSLKNGVGMITVGTQSTTSKNGLALAERYDGVWCTIGLHPNHLHAQEFADDNELSPSDPQHTHGVKIKTRAEHFDAAYYGELVKHPKVVAIGEFGLDYFRVPPGVDLETLKAEQSLAVREQMRFATQSSKPIVIHCRDAHADQFQLLKDEIDNGGLKRRGVIHCFTGSAEEAAKYREIGFYVSITGIVTFGKNVMAAVKEIPLEQILVETDSPYLSPAPMRGKRNEPSNVVHVAETIAKLKGVSVDEVARVTTENAMRLFGL; encoded by the coding sequence ATGAAATTCATCGACACGCATTGCCACGTTCACTTCCAGGCCTTCAAGGATGATATGGACGAGGTTGTCGAACGGTCGCTCAAGAACGGCGTAGGGATGATTACCGTGGGAACCCAGTCCACGACGAGTAAGAATGGTTTGGCCTTGGCCGAGCGTTATGACGGGGTATGGTGCACCATCGGGCTTCACCCGAACCACTTGCACGCTCAGGAATTTGCTGATGACAATGAGCTATCGCCGAGTGACCCTCAACACACGCATGGCGTGAAGATTAAGACTCGGGCTGAACATTTTGACGCCGCTTATTACGGCGAGCTAGTCAAGCATCCAAAAGTAGTGGCGATTGGCGAATTTGGTTTAGATTATTTTCGAGTTCCGCCCGGGGTTGATTTAGAAACCTTAAAGGCCGAACAGTCTTTAGCGGTACGTGAACAAATGCGTTTTGCGACACAATCGTCAAAGCCGATTGTCATTCACTGCCGAGACGCTCACGCAGATCAATTCCAATTATTGAAGGATGAAATCGATAACGGCGGTCTGAAGCGCCGGGGCGTTATTCATTGTTTTACCGGCTCAGCTGAAGAAGCCGCTAAGTATAGAGAGATAGGTTTTTATGTTTCTATCACCGGCATCGTGACCTTTGGCAAAAACGTCATGGCCGCTGTGAAAGAGATTCCGTTGGAACAAATTTTAGTTGAAACAGACTCGCCGTACCTATCGCCAGCACCCATGCGCGGGAAACGGAACGAGCCGAGTAACGTTGTGCATGTTGCCGAGACTATCGCGAAGTTGAAGGGGGTGAGCGTGGATGAAGTGGCTAGGGTTACTACAGAAAACGCTATGAGGCTGTTTGGTTTGTAA
- a CDS encoding CvpA family protein: MQPIFVDIVFAVLALLLCLQGWHKGFVKMAGSLIALAVSVVIATWGVAWFESVSGWHFSGNPVLFIIVFLLVTLVLTKLMGFVITLLDLARKVLSIIPGISMLNSILGFAVGAVEAGMVALAIAFATVNFFPQSDIRNAFVQSYTVSNAINALVKMNVL; the protein is encoded by the coding sequence ATGCAACCAATCTTTGTCGACATTGTTTTCGCAGTTCTTGCACTCCTTCTCTGTCTTCAGGGCTGGCACAAGGGCTTTGTTAAGATGGCTGGCAGTCTGATTGCCTTGGCAGTTTCCGTGGTTATCGCCACCTGGGGGGTGGCCTGGTTTGAAAGCGTGAGCGGCTGGCATTTCAGCGGTAACCCCGTTCTGTTTATTATCGTCTTTTTGCTGGTGACCCTGGTTTTGACGAAGCTGATGGGCTTCGTGATCACGCTGCTTGATCTGGCTCGCAAAGTACTTTCAATTATTCCCGGGATTAGCATGTTGAACAGCATCCTGGGCTTTGCGGTTGGCGCGGTCGAAGCTGGTATGGTGGCCTTAGCTATTGCCTTTGCTACGGTGAACTTTTTCCCGCAGAGTGATATTAGAAATGCTTTTGTGCAGTCGTATACCGTGTCCAATGCTATAAATGCGCTCGTGAAGATGAACGTCCTGTAG
- a CDS encoding peroxiredoxin — MISINKSAPSFENVTSYTKGEFTKTSLKDYQGGWLILFFYPRDFTFICPTEIKGFQKMEADFAKLGAKVVGASTDSEWSHKNWFEKDLPEVTYPILADTTQRVSRDYGVLNEDDGSADRGLFIIDPEGIVKYAVISAGSVGRSVKEVLRVLEALQSGELCPVEWEPGEKTLGKA; from the coding sequence ATGATCTCCATCAACAAATCGGCTCCTAGTTTTGAAAATGTGACCTCGTATACAAAGGGCGAATTCACTAAAACAAGCCTCAAGGATTACCAAGGCGGCTGGCTTATCTTATTTTTCTACCCACGTGACTTCACTTTTATCTGCCCTACGGAAATTAAGGGCTTCCAGAAAATGGAGGCAGACTTTGCCAAACTCGGTGCAAAGGTGGTCGGCGCGTCCACGGACTCTGAGTGGAGCCATAAAAACTGGTTCGAGAAAGACTTGCCAGAAGTCACCTATCCTATCCTGGCTGATACCACGCAACGCGTCTCCAGAGACTACGGTGTGCTGAACGAAGATGACGGCAGCGCTGACCGCGGGCTATTCATCATTGATCCAGAAGGAATTGTGAAGTACGCAGTGATTTCTGCTGGCTCTGTAGGCCGCTCGGTTAAAGAAGTTCTGCGAGTACTCGAGGCACTTCAGTCCGGCGAGCTGTGTCCTGTAGAATGGGAACCTGGCGAGAAGACACTCGGAAAAGCATAA
- the metG gene encoding methionine--tRNA ligase — MPNYYITTTLPYVNADPHIGFALEIIQADMIARYHRAKGDKVIFNTGTDEHGQKIYKKALELGVDPKAYCDEYAAKFHELRDQLNLTYTHFIRTTDQKHIEAAQEFWKRGDASGDIYKKQYQTKYCVGCELEKTDSDLVDGKCPVHPKMEIELRDEENYFFRWSKYEKAILDHYAAHPDFVIPNEKFNEIKNFVKGGLNDFSISRLKEKMPWGIAVPGDEEHVMYVWFDALVNYISTLDWPKKGDFEKFWPGVQVAGIDNLRQQSAMWQGMLLSAGLPMSKQIFIHSFITVNGQKMSKSLGNVINPKDLVAKYGTDAVRYFLLREMPTGTDGDYSEMRMEERYNELANNLGNLAGRVAAMANKYFEGVVGEAVFDHAGLDKSLDASLAEYNFKQYIEHVWTVIDSANHKIDVEAPFRLVKMDAEAAKKSLAELAAMIRWVASALAPVIPATSEEILKRYNTEKLIHGEPLFPKREDVQSS; from the coding sequence ATGCCAAACTACTACATCACCACCACACTTCCGTACGTCAACGCCGATCCGCATATTGGGTTTGCGCTTGAGATCATCCAGGCGGACATGATCGCACGGTATCACCGAGCAAAAGGTGATAAGGTGATTTTTAATACTGGTACTGATGAGCACGGCCAGAAGATTTACAAGAAAGCTCTTGAACTCGGCGTAGACCCAAAGGCCTATTGCGATGAGTACGCGGCCAAGTTTCACGAGCTGCGCGATCAGCTCAACTTAACGTACACGCATTTCATTCGCACGACTGACCAGAAACACATCGAAGCCGCGCAGGAATTTTGGAAGCGTGGTGATGCGTCAGGTGACATTTATAAGAAGCAGTACCAGACCAAATATTGCGTTGGTTGCGAGCTCGAAAAGACAGATTCGGACCTCGTCGACGGCAAATGCCCGGTTCACCCGAAGATGGAGATAGAACTTCGTGATGAAGAAAACTATTTCTTCCGCTGGTCAAAGTATGAGAAGGCGATTCTCGACCATTACGCCGCACACCCAGATTTCGTTATCCCGAACGAAAAGTTCAACGAGATTAAAAACTTCGTGAAAGGCGGTTTGAACGATTTCAGCATCTCGCGCCTTAAAGAAAAGATGCCGTGGGGCATTGCGGTGCCGGGTGACGAGGAACACGTCATGTACGTCTGGTTCGATGCGCTGGTAAACTATATTTCAACTCTCGACTGGCCAAAGAAGGGCGACTTCGAGAAATTCTGGCCCGGTGTCCAGGTAGCCGGAATCGACAACTTGAGACAGCAGAGTGCGATGTGGCAGGGCATGCTGCTTTCGGCTGGCCTACCAATGAGCAAGCAGATCTTCATTCACTCGTTCATCACGGTAAACGGACAGAAGATGAGCAAGTCGCTCGGCAACGTGATTAATCCAAAGGACCTTGTCGCGAAATACGGCACGGATGCTGTCCGCTATTTCTTGTTACGCGAAATGCCAACCGGCACGGACGGTGACTATTCAGAAATGCGCATGGAAGAACGCTATAACGAGCTAGCCAACAACCTGGGGAACCTGGCCGGCCGCGTAGCCGCCATGGCGAACAAGTATTTTGAAGGAGTAGTTGGTGAGGCAGTATTCGACCATGCGGGGCTCGACAAGTCGCTCGACGCCTCGCTCGCTGAATACAACTTCAAACAGTACATCGAGCACGTTTGGACAGTCATCGACTCGGCCAATCACAAAATCGACGTCGAGGCTCCCTTCAGACTCGTCAAAATGGATGCAGAGGCAGCAAAGAAGTCCCTGGCAGAACTAGCGGCCATGATCCGCTGGGTAGCAAGTGCTTTGGCTCCGGTCATCCCTGCCACGAGTGAAGAGATTCTAAAGCGTTATAATACGGAGAAGCTCATTCATGGCGAGCCACTGTTCCCGAAACGAGAGGATGTTCAGTCATCCTGA